In Danaus plexippus chromosome 13 unlocalized genomic scaffold, MEX_DaPlex mxdp_40, whole genome shotgun sequence, the following are encoded in one genomic region:
- the LOC116770255 gene encoding cationic amino acid transporter 2-like: protein MAVKWRDLLCTLKRRRVFEPDQLDVGNLRRCLSVWDLTALGVGSSLGVGVYVLVGSVALHLAGPSIVLSFLIAAVAAVVAAMCYAELGSRVPKAGSAYIYTYVTVGEIVAFIIGWNMILELVFGTASVARGLSMYVDSVTNKTMSSWMESLVPIHSDYFSSYFDIFSFFVVVFLGVLLAVGVRESTFVNNLLTAVNILVIVFIICAGAFKADFSNWNIPPSEVPSGRGVGGFFPYGIWGTLRGAALCFYGFVGFDSISSTGEEVRDPRRALPISIMATQVIVFLAYAGVSIVVTMMMPYYLQETVASVATSFAYVGWDWARWFVTIGAVIGISASLYGSMFPLPRLLYSMASDGLLFHWLSKVTSKRKSPTVATILSTVVIAILAALLELNDLILMMCVGTLLSYTIVASCVILLRYRSNTPSHELTAKHVVGNGRRLPTRTTSTIVVTLLLLFICACVSSAVVVTHVSEPLVGACTIHAAGLLLIVAMALQPQNDEDLTFQCPLVPMIPCISIYVNIHLMILIKLQTWVRVLCWIAIGIPVYIFCVCCYKQKVENYTENNTNSTQANGKAPVQIFVVSPTPPATIGRSNQGGGYDHDDDIRVDLKQNIIHIKEPVIMEEIIVQHAYIGDNEEKEAKIIDLLDQVLQAEEDSYEEIISLKEHKEEPQEEVKTPEIKTHRKSLSELSDAGSDVSNQVLSKYDVIAQVHREDLQKLTEEEEKSDKESESSDNEILENEDLNCNGSDTTSRTDESGYSDTLDKTVLGESTEDLKEAEEIPNIPVPPPLDENFFASPTFKKSYTISVRPPKRQIEQEENKPRESVDSNHSYDDAPMVFGSDKQMNFMSKLENIFQSKMANDNEDDPHRKRSNSTGNVVDSPNSQPVRPVMFLDLKKEIVSREVAQNLRHVDAEEKKESSEDEEEDVSMSREDLKSKLENIFAVGGPQLIKSRLMKSNPPTPEEAYHTDASSTESIPKVPKKEKNDTLKRQKTKFGEVLNSLRMMNNDDKV from the exons ATGGCAGTCAAGTGGCGTGATCTGCTCTGCACGCTGAAACGAAGGCGAGTCTTCGAACCCGATCAGCTCGACGTGGGGAATCTGAGACG ATGTCTGTCAGTATGGGATCTGACGGCGCTGGGTGTGGGGAGCTCGCTGGGAGTGGGTGTGTACGTGCTGGTGGGATCCGTTGCGCTTCACCTGGCCGGACCCTCCATAGTGCTTTCCTTCCTCATTGCAGCTGTAGCAGCTGTTGTGGCTG CAATGTGTTACGCGGAGCTGGGGTCGCGGGTTCCGAAAGCTGGGTCTGcatacatatacacatatgtGACTGTTGGAGAGATAGTGGCCTTCATTATTGGTTGGAACATGATCCTGGAACTGGTGtttg GGACGGCGAGTGTCGCCCGGGGTCTCAGCATGTACGTGGACTCGGTCACCAACAAGACCATGTCCTCGTGGATGGAGTCGCTCGTTCCGATTCACTCTGATTACTTCTCCTCCTACTTTGATATCTTTTCATTCTTCGTGGTCGTATTTTTGGGGG TGCTTCTGGCTGTTGGTGTGCGCGAGTCAACATTTGTGAACAATTTGTTGACAGCTGTCAATATACTCGTCATAGTGTTCATCATATGCGCAGGCGCATTCAAag CGGACTTCAGTAACTGGAATATCCCACCGAGCGAGGTGCCGTCAGGTCGTGGTGTGGGAGGATTCTTCCCTTACGGCATCTGGGGCACGTTAAGAGGGGCCGCCCTATGCTTTTATGGATTCGTCGGATTTGATAGCATTAGCTCTACCGGAGAGGAG GTGCGAGATCCTCGTCGTGCTCTACCAATATCAATAATGGCAACGCAAGTGATAGTGTTCCTGGCGTACGCGGGCGTGTCCATCGTCGTCACTATGATGATGCCTTATTACCTACAG GAGACGGTAGCCTCAGTGGCAACGTCATTCGCCTACGTGGGCTGGGACTGGGCGCGGTGGTTCGTCACAATCGGCGCAGTGATCGGCATATCAGCCAG tCTGTACGGCTCGATGTTTCCTCTCCCTCGTCTGCTGTACTCGATGGCATCAGACGGTCTTCTGTTCCACTGGCTGTCCAAAGTGACTTCGAAGAGGAAATCACCAACCGTCGCCACTATACTGTCTACGGTGGTTATTG CTATACTAGCGGCTTTATTGGAGTTGAATGATTTGATTTTGATGATGTGCGTTGGGACACTTTTGTCTTACACGATCGTCGCTTCCTGCGTTATTCTATTGAG GTACCGTTCGAACACACCATCACACGAATTGACGGCTAAGCATGTTGTTGGTAACGGTCGTAGGTTACCGACGAGGACGACATCAACTATTGTTGTTACATTACTGCTATTGTTCA TTTGTGCGTGTGTGTCGTCTGCGGTGGTCGTGACCCACGTGTCGGAGCCTCTGGTCGGCGCCTGTACCATACACGCGGCAGGTCTACTACTGATTGTTGCCATGGCGCTGCAGCCGCAGAATGACGAGGACTTAACCTTTCAG TGTCCCCTCGTCCCCATGATTCCTTGCATCAGTATTTACGTCAACATACATCTGATGATTCTCATAAAACTTCAGACCTGGGTACGTGTTTTGTGCTGGATAGCAATCG GTATACCAGTTTATATATTCTGTGTCTGTTGTTATAAGCAAAAAGTGGAAAATTACACAGAAAACAATACAAACTCGACACAAGCGAACGGTAAGGCACCGGTTCAGATATTCGTTGTGTCACCCACACCTCCCGCTACTATCGGACGTAGTAACCAAGGAGGCGGATACGATCACGATGACGACATCCGGGTGgacttgaaacaaaatattatacacattaaAGAACCGGTTATAATGGAAGAGATAATAGTTCAACACGCTTACATTGGGGACAATGAAGAAAAGGAAGCCAAGATTATAGATTTGCTGGACCAGGTGTTACAGGCTGAAGAGGATTCTTATGAAGAGATAATAAGTTTGAAAGAACATAAGGAAGAACCTCAAGAAGAAGTTAAAACTCCAGAAATTAAAACGCACAGAAAATCGTTGAGTGAATTATCTGACGCTGGGTCGGATGTATCTAACCAAGTACTATCTAAATACGATGTCATTGCTCAAGTTCATAGAGAGGATTTGCAAAAACTCACAGAAGAAGAAGAGAAAAGCGATAAAGAATCCGAAAGCAGCGATAATGAAATTCTCGAGAACGAAGATCTTAATTGCAATGGTAGCGATACGACCTCTAGGACAGACGAATCTGGTTATTCGGATACACTCGATAAAACAGTTCTCGGTGAATCCACAGAAGATTTAAAAGAAGCAGaggaaataccaaatatacCAGTCCCACCGCCATTAGACGAAAACTTCTTCGCTAGtccaacatttaaaaaatcctaCACGATATCTGTTAGACCACCGAAAAGACAAATCGAACAAGAAGAAAACAAGCCCAGGGAGAGTGTTGATTCGAATCATTCCTACGACGACGCACCGATGGTATTTGGAAGCGATAAGCAAATGAATTTCATGTCCAAATTAGAAAACATCTTTCAAAGTAAAATGGCGAATGACAATGAAGACGACCCCCATAGAAAAAGATCAAATTCTACCGGTAATGTAGTGGATAGTCCGAATTCACAGCCAGTCCGACCGGTAATGTTTCTTGATCtcaaaaaagaaattgtttcaAGAGAAGTGGCCCAGAATTTACGTCATGTTGATGCAGAAGAGAAAAAAGAATCTTCTGAGGACGAGGAAGAAGATGTCAGTATGAGCCGCGAAGATCTAAAATCCaagttagaaaatatatttgcagtGGGTGGACcgcaattaattaaaagtagatTAATGAAATCCAATCCTCCTACACCTGAAGAGGCTTACCATACCGACGCATCAAGTACAGAGAGTATACCTAAAGTGCCTAAAAAGGAAAAGAATGACACATTAAAAAGACAAAAGACCAAATTTGGGGAAGTTCTGAATTCTTTACGGATGATGAACAATGATGATAAAGTCTAG